A portion of the Actinomycetota bacterium genome contains these proteins:
- a CDS encoding class I SAM-dependent methyltransferase — protein MSEVEKKFCRSAVWRELVRRTVMPWILGFSDLPSRADVLEVGSGMGHAAEMFLDRFPGWNLVATDHDEEMVEQLRARLERFDERARVERADATALAYPDRTFDLVVSLGVWHHIGSWETALAECARVLRPGGRLLLVDLLPGFFVGPIAKVFPPERTYSLGELREQLAEAGFARFRVRAAGRLWYRLLAETPYA, from the coding sequence ATGTCCGAGGTCGAGAAGAAGTTCTGCCGCAGTGCGGTGTGGCGCGAACTGGTGCGGCGCACTGTGATGCCTTGGATCCTGGGGTTCAGCGACCTGCCCTCGCGCGCCGACGTGCTCGAGGTCGGCTCGGGGATGGGGCACGCCGCCGAGATGTTCCTGGACCGGTTCCCTGGTTGGAACTTGGTCGCGACCGACCACGACGAAGAGATGGTGGAGCAGTTGCGCGCGCGCCTTGAGCGTTTCGACGAACGGGCGCGCGTCGAGCGCGCCGACGCCACCGCGCTCGCGTACCCCGACCGCACGTTCGACCTCGTGGTGTCTCTCGGCGTGTGGCACCACATCGGGTCGTGGGAAACAGCCCTCGCCGAGTGCGCGCGCGTGTTGCGGCCCGGCGGACGCCTGTTGCTGGTCGATCTGCTGCCAGGCTTCTTCGTCGGGCCTATCGCGAAAGTGTTTCCACCCGAGCGCACCTACTCGCTCGGCGAGTTGCGCGAGCAACTCGCCGAGGCAGGGTTCGCGCGCTTTCGGGTGCGCGCGGCCGGCCGGCTTTGGTACCGGCTTCTCGCCGAAACCCCGTACGCCTAA
- a CDS encoding histidine triad nucleotide-binding protein encodes MDSECLFCKIVSGDIPSTPVLDREAVYAFRDIHPSAPVHVLVVPKRHVADVRSIEIEHGALLVEMIDAAREVALAEGVGESGYRLIFNIGPDAGQTVFHLHLHVVGGAPMGPVARL; translated from the coding sequence CGAGTGTCTGTTCTGCAAGATCGTGTCGGGAGACATCCCGAGTACGCCGGTGCTGGATCGAGAGGCCGTGTACGCGTTTCGGGACATCCACCCTTCCGCGCCCGTGCACGTCCTCGTAGTGCCCAAACGGCATGTCGCCGACGTGCGCTCGATCGAGATCGAGCACGGCGCCCTTCTCGTGGAGATGATCGACGCCGCCCGTGAGGTCGCGCTCGCGGAGGGGGTCGGCGAATCCGGGTACAGGTTGATCTTCAACATTGGCCCCGACGCCGGCCAAACCGTCTTTCACCTGCATCTTCACGTAGTCGGGGGCGCTCCCATGGGACCGGTGGCCCGTCTGTGA
- the recO gene encoding DNA repair protein RecO has product MALYKEQGIVLRTMKLGEADRIVTVLTQGSGKIRAVAKGVRKTKSRFGARLEPFTHVDLLLYKGRELDIVTQADIITSFRRLRDDYARFAAGEMILEAADRATIENERNTRMFMLLLGSLRRLVEPEGEPSTIADSFLLRLTALAGFLPALAACAECGRPRVSRFSIQQGGMVCDACRSGGTIAVGEGTVPYLAALLGDTASDSDEAARREGSNLVRAYLEYHLNRPLRAWAHVPR; this is encoded by the coding sequence ATGGCGTTGTACAAGGAGCAGGGCATCGTCCTGCGCACGATGAAACTCGGCGAAGCCGACCGGATCGTGACTGTGCTCACTCAGGGGTCGGGAAAGATCCGCGCGGTGGCCAAGGGCGTGCGCAAGACCAAGTCCCGCTTCGGCGCGCGCCTGGAGCCCTTCACGCACGTGGACCTGCTGCTGTACAAGGGCCGGGAACTCGACATCGTGACCCAAGCCGACATCATCACGTCGTTCAGGCGCCTGCGCGACGATTACGCGCGCTTTGCGGCCGGCGAGATGATCTTGGAAGCGGCCGATCGCGCGACTATCGAGAACGAACGCAACACGCGCATGTTCATGTTGCTGCTTGGATCCCTGCGCAGACTCGTGGAGCCTGAAGGCGAGCCGAGCACGATCGCGGATTCGTTCTTGCTGCGCCTCACGGCGCTCGCCGGGTTCCTGCCTGCGCTCGCCGCCTGCGCGGAGTGTGGACGTCCGCGTGTTTCCCGTTTCTCGATCCAGCAAGGGGGCATGGTGTGTGATGCCTGCCGCAGCGGCGGCACGATCGCGGTCGGGGAGGGCACGGTGCCGTACCTGGCGGCGCTGCTCGGCGACACGGCGTCGGATTCGGACGAGGCCGCGCGAAGGGAAGGGAGCAACCTCGTGCGCGCGTACCTTGAGTACCACCTCAACCGGCCGTTGCGCGCGTGGGCGCACGTTCCCCGATGA
- the era gene encoding GTPase Era, translated as MSGYRSGFVALTGRPNVGKSTLLNAFLGRKVAITSKRPQTTRNAIRGVLSGDDWQIVFVDTPGLHKPKNLLGEKLNEVVRRTIREVDAVVFMLDATQPVGTGDAFVAREIIKTGTPAICVVNKMDAVRREELVPQLTAAAELGDWREIIPVSAVAGTNVPELQDILSSVLVEGPQFYPDGMITDQPHEVLLAEIVREKALHATRQEIPHSIAVVTEEVIERPDGVTEIRAILFVERESQKGMVIGKGGLMLKRIGTHARQDLEWILGTKVFLSLQVKVAKEWQRDPRALQRFLGY; from the coding sequence ATGAGCGGTTATCGCTCGGGTTTCGTCGCACTGACGGGCCGTCCCAACGTGGGGAAGTCGACGCTGCTCAATGCGTTCCTTGGGCGAAAGGTCGCCATCACTTCCAAGCGTCCGCAAACCACCCGCAATGCGATTCGCGGAGTTCTCAGCGGCGACGACTGGCAGATCGTCTTCGTGGACACACCGGGCTTGCACAAGCCGAAGAACTTGCTCGGGGAGAAGCTCAACGAGGTTGTTCGCCGGACCATCCGAGAGGTGGACGCCGTCGTGTTCATGTTGGACGCGACTCAGCCCGTCGGTACCGGCGACGCGTTCGTAGCCCGCGAGATCATCAAGACCGGGACGCCGGCGATCTGTGTCGTGAACAAGATGGATGCCGTGCGCCGTGAGGAACTCGTTCCCCAACTCACGGCCGCCGCGGAGCTGGGCGACTGGCGCGAGATCATCCCGGTCTCGGCTGTTGCGGGAACCAACGTTCCCGAACTGCAGGACATCCTCTCGTCCGTTTTGGTGGAAGGCCCACAGTTCTACCCGGACGGAATGATCACCGACCAACCGCACGAGGTGTTGCTTGCCGAGATCGTCCGCGAGAAGGCGTTGCACGCGACGCGCCAGGAGATCCCGCACTCGATCGCCGTCGTGACCGAAGAGGTCATCGAGCGTCCGGACGGCGTGACGGAGATCCGGGCGATCCTGTTTGTCGAGCGCGAGTCCCAGAAAGGGATGGTCATCGGCAAGGGCGGTTTGATGCTGAAGCGAATCGGAACGCACGCGCGCCAGGATCTCGAGTGGATTCTGGGAACGAAGGTGTTCCTGTCGCTTCAGGTGAAGGTGGCCAAGGAGTGGCAGCGTGACCCGCGCGCGCTTCAGCGCTTCCTCGGGTACTGA
- a CDS encoding DUF2442 domain-containing protein: MSSSRIEIGRAEAISISVTEDSLVVDLVDGRTVSVPLAWYPRLAHGKANERAEWELIGRGEGIHWPLLDEDISVEGLLAGRPSGESQESLKQWLQSRSAV, from the coding sequence ATGAGTTCTTCGAGGATTGAGATCGGTCGAGCAGAGGCGATCAGCATTTCTGTAACCGAGGACTCCCTTGTCGTAGACCTCGTCGATGGTCGCACGGTGTCCGTGCCCTTGGCTTGGTATCCGCGGTTGGCTCACGGAAAGGCCAACGAACGCGCCGAGTGGGAGTTGATCGGGAGGGGCGAAGGCATTCACTGGCCGTTGCTCGACGAAGACATCAGCGTCGAGGGTTTGCTCGCGGGCCGCCCCTCCGGCGAGTCCCAGGAATCGCTCAAGCAGTGGCTCCAGTCGCGGTCTGCCGTCTAA
- the ybeY gene encoding rRNA maturation RNase YbeY, with amino-acid sequence MISEPGDPSGSPDSGVVVEDEQDVPLDTEGLRTTAARALEFLGVPAAAGLSVTLVDPEQMAELKQQALGVHAATDVLSFPMDSLDDPMPGPLVLGDIVVCPAVAARQAAALGHSMDDEMSQLLVHGILHVLGWDHDDAASERAMRANERRVLSAVSSERTL; translated from the coding sequence ATGATTAGCGAGCCCGGCGACCCAAGCGGAAGTCCCGACTCCGGCGTCGTGGTCGAGGACGAGCAGGACGTCCCGCTCGATACCGAGGGCCTTCGCACAACGGCCGCGCGCGCGCTGGAGTTCCTAGGTGTTCCCGCCGCGGCAGGTCTGTCGGTCACGCTGGTGGATCCGGAGCAAATGGCGGAACTCAAGCAGCAGGCTCTTGGAGTTCATGCGGCCACCGATGTGTTGTCGTTCCCGATGGACTCGCTGGACGACCCAATGCCCGGACCACTAGTGCTGGGTGACATCGTGGTGTGCCCCGCGGTTGCCGCGCGCCAGGCTGCCGCGCTGGGGCACTCGATGGACGACGAGATGTCGCAGTTGCTGGTTCACGGGATCTTGCACGTCCTGGGCTGGGATCACGATGACGCGGCGTCGGAACGCGCGATGCGCGCGAACGAGCGCCGCGTGCTTTCCGCCGTATCGTCGGAGCGCACGCTGTGA
- the uppS gene encoding polyprenyl diphosphate synthase: MGARSPMMARAGSKKAVVPAHVAIVMDGNGRWATRRGLERTEGHRAGEDAVARAVDAALDLGVSNLTLYAFSTENWKRPPSEVRFLLNDTERFVLRRRDQFHDQGVRMRWIGRRDRRVPRRILRLIDETTEMTERNTRMTLTVAFNYGGRAEIVDAARALAARAARGDLDPARIDERALGRALYDPELPDVDLFVRTGGEQRISNYLLWQASYAELVFLDVLWPDFAAEHLQQAVEEFRRRQRRFGKV, from the coding sequence GTGGGCGCACGTTCCCCGATGATGGCGCGCGCCGGATCGAAGAAGGCAGTCGTGCCCGCGCACGTCGCCATCGTCATGGATGGAAACGGCCGCTGGGCGACGCGCCGCGGACTCGAGCGAACCGAGGGACACAGGGCGGGAGAGGATGCGGTGGCGCGCGCCGTTGATGCCGCGCTGGATCTCGGCGTTTCCAACCTGACGCTGTATGCCTTCTCCACTGAGAACTGGAAGCGGCCGCCATCGGAAGTCCGGTTCCTGCTGAACGACACCGAGCGGTTCGTGCTTCGCCGCCGCGACCAGTTCCACGACCAAGGCGTGCGCATGCGCTGGATCGGCCGCCGCGACCGGCGTGTGCCGCGGCGGATTCTGCGCCTGATCGACGAGACCACCGAGATGACCGAGCGCAACACGCGTATGACGCTCACGGTCGCGTTCAACTACGGAGGCCGTGCCGAGATCGTGGATGCGGCGCGCGCGCTGGCCGCACGCGCGGCGCGCGGCGACCTCGACCCCGCGCGCATCGACGAGCGCGCGCTCGGGCGGGCTTTGTACGACCCGGAACTGCCCGACGTGGACTTGTTCGTTCGCACCGGCGGCGAGCAGAGGATCTCGAACTACTTGCTCTGGCAGGCCTCGTACGCGGAGTTGGTGTTCCTCGACGTGCTGTGGCCGGACTTTGCTGCCGAGCATTTGCAGCAGGCCGTCGAGGAGTTCCGTCGTCGCCAGAGGCGCTTCGGGAAGGTGTGA
- a CDS encoding DUF4160 domain-containing protein: MPTILIRGPYRVFFYSGDSVEPPHVHVQREKMVAKYWLNPVRLERSGGFGRVELRRIEALIEAEAASLLRRWDEFFED, from the coding sequence ATGCCGACGATACTGATACGCGGTCCCTATCGCGTGTTCTTCTACTCGGGTGACAGCGTAGAGCCGCCTCACGTCCACGTGCAGCGTGAAAAGATGGTGGCGAAGTACTGGCTGAACCCAGTACGGTTGGAGCGTAGCGGCGGGTTCGGGCGGGTTGAATTGCGTCGCATCGAGGCATTGATCGAAGCGGAAGCCGCATCGCTGTTGAGGAGGTGGGATGAGTTCTTCGAGGATTGA
- a CDS encoding hemolysin family protein: MTGAEITLSIGIGISILVAAFLAMAETSLTHVGRFRVLQMVEDERRGARRLARLLEDPPRFLNIVLLLVLVVQLGGTAMATLLADRLTSDYGWIISTFGMTLLIFVLAEAAPKTYAIQNAEKVALFVAPGIDRLVRVPGVQALMRMLVRVSNVVTPGKGLARGPFVTEDEIRTMAQVAADEASIEEDEKEMIHSIFEFGDTVVREVMVPRPDMVGVDADQDLNDVLTLMLEHGLSRMPVFEPGDSRNILGLVYAKDIMRKLHRARRPNGKREFKPRLKDLLRESMFVPESKKVAELLREMQEKKTHMAIVVDEYGDIAGLVTLEDLLEEIVGEIADEYDREEPQVQPIDERTLLVNGRLQIDELSELLHVELPSTEWDTVGGLMAGLLGKLPAQGEEIEFQGLLFRAQRVQGRRIAKVLITKADGPATLGDQ; the protein is encoded by the coding sequence GTGACCGGCGCCGAGATAACCCTCAGCATCGGGATCGGGATCTCGATCCTTGTGGCTGCGTTCCTCGCGATGGCCGAGACGTCGCTCACTCACGTCGGTCGCTTCCGCGTGCTGCAGATGGTCGAGGACGAACGTCGGGGCGCGCGGCGGCTCGCCCGGTTGCTGGAAGATCCTCCGCGGTTCCTCAACATCGTGCTGCTGCTGGTGTTGGTCGTGCAGCTCGGGGGAACGGCGATGGCGACCCTTCTGGCCGACCGGCTGACTTCGGACTACGGCTGGATCATCTCGACCTTCGGGATGACGTTGCTCATCTTCGTGCTCGCGGAGGCGGCCCCCAAGACGTACGCGATCCAAAACGCCGAGAAGGTCGCGCTGTTTGTGGCTCCGGGCATCGACCGTCTGGTGCGCGTTCCCGGCGTACAGGCCTTGATGCGCATGCTTGTTCGAGTGTCCAACGTCGTGACGCCGGGCAAGGGTTTGGCCCGAGGGCCGTTCGTCACCGAGGACGAGATTCGCACTATGGCCCAGGTTGCCGCCGACGAGGCCTCGATCGAAGAAGACGAGAAGGAGATGATCCACTCGATCTTCGAGTTCGGGGACACCGTCGTGCGCGAGGTCATGGTTCCGCGTCCGGACATGGTGGGCGTGGATGCGGATCAGGACCTGAACGACGTCCTGACCCTGATGCTCGAACACGGGCTCAGCCGCATGCCCGTGTTCGAACCGGGGGATTCCCGCAACATTCTCGGCTTGGTGTACGCCAAGGACATCATGCGCAAGCTGCATCGCGCGCGCCGGCCCAACGGGAAACGTGAGTTCAAGCCGCGGCTAAAGGACTTGCTGCGCGAATCGATGTTCGTTCCCGAGTCCAAGAAGGTCGCGGAACTTCTTCGAGAGATGCAAGAGAAGAAGACGCATATGGCAATCGTGGTGGATGAGTACGGCGACATCGCCGGGCTCGTAACGCTGGAGGACCTCCTTGAGGAGATCGTTGGGGAGATCGCCGACGAGTACGACCGAGAGGAGCCCCAGGTTCAGCCGATCGACGAACGCACACTCCTGGTAAACGGCCGGCTCCAAATCGACGAACTGTCGGAGTTGCTCCACGTGGAACTGCCGAGCACCGAGTGGGACACCGTCGGTGGACTCATGGCCGGGCTGCTGGGCAAGTTGCCGGCGCAGGGTGAGGAGATCGAGTTCCAGGGTTTGCTGTTCCGCGCGCAGCGGGTCCAAGGGCGCCGGATCGCGAAGGTTCTCATCACCAAGGCCGACGGTCCGGCGACCCTGGGCGATCAATGA
- a CDS encoding PhoH family protein: protein MVSLLGQRDELLKMIESSFAATILVRGNEIHIHGEKAETDRVAFLFEELITLLDRQQVLTVEGLERSIAMVKSGDARPSEVLGDAALIHRGKAIRPKTAGQKSYVDAIRANTIVFGIGPAGTGKTYLAVAMAVRALLEKQVSRVILTRPAVEAGERLGFLPGTLLEKVDPYMRPLYDALYDMMDPERIVQLIQRATIEVSPLAFMRGRTLNDAFIILDEAQNTTPEQMKMFLTRLGFGSKVVVTGDVTQIDLPAGQYSGLNAAREILTDIDGVAFEFLGARDVVRHKIVQEIVEAYRRFDESK, encoded by the coding sequence ATGGTGAGCTTGCTGGGGCAGCGAGACGAACTCCTCAAGATGATCGAGTCGTCGTTCGCGGCAACGATTCTCGTGCGCGGCAACGAGATCCACATCCACGGGGAGAAGGCCGAGACGGATCGCGTGGCCTTCCTGTTCGAGGAACTCATCACGCTGCTCGACCGGCAACAGGTACTCACGGTCGAAGGTCTGGAGCGGTCGATCGCCATGGTTAAGTCCGGCGACGCGCGCCCTTCCGAGGTCCTCGGCGACGCGGCGTTGATCCATCGGGGCAAGGCGATTCGTCCAAAGACCGCAGGCCAGAAGAGCTACGTGGACGCGATTCGCGCCAACACGATCGTGTTCGGGATCGGTCCTGCCGGAACCGGGAAGACGTACCTCGCGGTGGCTATGGCCGTGCGCGCGCTGCTCGAGAAACAGGTGAGTCGTGTGATTCTGACGCGTCCGGCGGTTGAGGCCGGCGAACGCCTCGGGTTCCTGCCGGGCACGTTGCTGGAGAAGGTCGATCCGTACATGCGTCCGCTGTACGACGCCCTCTACGACATGATGGATCCTGAGCGCATCGTGCAGTTGATCCAGCGCGCCACGATTGAGGTTTCGCCGCTCGCGTTCATGCGGGGCCGTACGCTGAACGATGCGTTCATTATCCTGGACGAAGCGCAGAACACGACGCCGGAGCAAATGAAGATGTTCCTGACACGGTTGGGTTTCGGATCGAAGGTCGTCGTGACGGGCGACGTAACGCAGATCGACTTGCCGGCCGGGCAGTATTCGGGGCTGAACGCGGCGCGAGAAATTCTTACCGATATCGACGGCGTGGCATTTGAGTTCCTGGGGGCTCGTGACGTGGTGCGACACAAGATCGTGCAGGAGATCGTTGAGGCGTACCGGCGCTTTGACGAGAGCAAATGA
- a CDS encoding DUF5615 family PIN-like protein translates to MRVLLDEHLPLDLAAELIGHDVTTVRAQGWTGMKNGELLATAASAGFGHTAHERPRDRVPGRYADQ, encoded by the coding sequence GTGCGCGTCCTGCTTGACGAGCACCTGCCGCTCGACCTGGCCGCGGAGTTGATCGGTCACGACGTGACGACCGTGCGAGCCCAGGGTTGGACCGGCATGAAGAACGGTGAACTGCTGGCTACCGCTGCGTCGGCTGGTTTCGGACATACTGCTCACGAACGACCGAGGGATCGAGTACCAGGTCGTTATGCAGACCAATAG
- a CDS encoding phosphoribosyltransferase family protein has protein sequence MDLDKLASSINAVARLRGSFTLRSGVTATEYFDKYRFESDPVLLAAIADHMRGLVPTGIDALAGLELGGVPVVTALSLRSGLPAIFVRKTAKDYGTCQLVEGLDVAGRLLCIVEDVVTSGGQIIESCIALRALGASVEHALCVIDRETGGTEALAAIGLELRPLFRRSQIDRA, from the coding sequence ATGGATCTCGACAAACTCGCCTCGTCCATCAACGCGGTCGCGCGCCTTCGCGGCTCCTTCACGCTCCGTTCCGGAGTCACAGCGACCGAGTACTTCGACAAGTACCGCTTCGAGTCCGACCCGGTGTTGTTGGCCGCGATCGCTGACCACATGCGCGGCTTGGTGCCTACCGGGATTGATGCGCTCGCCGGACTGGAGCTTGGCGGCGTGCCGGTGGTCACGGCGCTGTCGCTGCGCAGTGGGCTGCCTGCTATCTTCGTTCGAAAGACCGCCAAGGACTATGGCACCTGCCAGCTGGTCGAGGGTCTGGACGTGGCCGGTCGCCTGTTGTGCATCGTCGAAGACGTGGTCACCTCTGGCGGGCAGATCATCGAGTCCTGCATCGCCCTCCGCGCGCTCGGTGCTTCCGTGGAGCACGCGCTGTGCGTGATCGACCGAGAGACCGGTGGCACCGAGGCGTTGGCAGCCATCGGCCTCGAACTGCGACCACTGTTCCGTCGCAGTCAGATCGACCGCGCGTAG
- a CDS encoding DUF433 domain-containing protein, with translation MSSLDSVVHSDPEILSGAPVFIGTRVPLRNLIDYLEDDYSVEGFLQQFPSVRREQVEAVLEALEETLPRARPA, from the coding sequence ATGAGTTCGCTGGATTCTGTCGTGCACTCGGATCCCGAGATCCTGAGCGGAGCGCCCGTGTTCATCGGGACCCGCGTTCCCCTGCGCAACCTGATCGATTACCTCGAGGACGACTACAGCGTCGAGGGCTTCCTCCAGCAGTTCCCGTCCGTGCGTCGCGAACAGGTCGAGGCGGTCTTGGAAGCCCTCGAGGAAACACTCCCTCGTGCGCGTCCTGCTTGA